Proteins from a genomic interval of Pirellulales bacterium:
- a CDS encoding DUF1501 domain-containing protein yields MLDVGTMRTRTCGGISRRSFLRAATSLPLGVAMSGGVARGSQNPKAKSVIFVFLWGAPSHLDTCDPKPEAPWEYRGPFGVIPTRTPGVFFTELVPQIASRSDRFSLIRSHATTASGHPDAGTVALTGFAELPAPPQPNFGSIVAKHRGQGGTLPSFFSVARGVVMDGARRIEGYGGGTLSGAYDPFMVGCSESGEVEMPALQLLDGLNPLRIQDRRRLMAELDSASRQAERYGGRGWTRNMQSAYDLLLDPMAREAFDLTRESDATRARYGYTTFGQSSLLARRLVEAGVSYVQLNYSRHVEALNPGFEFGWDTHIYNFELLQDQLCPILDRAYSALLDDLYERGLIDDTLVVMMGEFGRTPKISSRAARDHWPQCYFSIWAGGGVQPGRVIGTSDARGQHPRGEIVSPLMVGTTIAHLAGMDTQARAEMNVLANGKVIDELL; encoded by the coding sequence ATGCTCGACGTCGGCACGATGCGAACGCGAACCTGCGGTGGCATCAGCCGCCGGTCGTTTTTGCGAGCGGCGACGTCGTTGCCCTTGGGGGTTGCGATGTCGGGCGGCGTCGCTCGGGGTTCGCAAAACCCGAAGGCGAAATCGGTCATCTTTGTTTTTCTGTGGGGCGCGCCGAGCCATCTCGACACGTGCGATCCGAAGCCGGAAGCTCCCTGGGAATACCGCGGGCCGTTTGGCGTCATTCCTACGCGGACGCCCGGTGTGTTCTTTACCGAGCTGGTGCCGCAGATTGCCAGCCGCAGCGACCGGTTCTCGCTGATCCGCAGCCACGCCACGACGGCCAGCGGCCATCCCGACGCAGGCACCGTCGCGCTAACCGGTTTTGCCGAGCTGCCGGCGCCCCCACAGCCCAACTTCGGTTCGATCGTGGCCAAGCATCGCGGGCAAGGTGGCACGTTGCCGTCGTTCTTCTCGGTGGCGCGCGGCGTCGTGATGGACGGCGCACGGCGGATCGAAGGATACGGTGGCGGCACGCTTTCGGGCGCCTATGATCCGTTCATGGTCGGCTGCTCGGAGTCCGGCGAAGTCGAGATGCCGGCGCTTCAATTGCTCGACGGCCTGAATCCTTTACGTATTCAGGATCGGCGCCGCCTGATGGCTGAGCTCGACAGCGCCTCGCGCCAGGCTGAACGTTATGGCGGGCGCGGTTGGACGCGGAACATGCAGTCGGCCTACGATCTGCTCTTGGATCCGATGGCCCGCGAGGCGTTCGATCTGACGCGGGAATCGGACGCGACACGTGCCCGCTACGGCTATACCACGTTCGGCCAGAGCAGTTTGCTGGCCCGCCGCCTGGTCGAGGCGGGCGTCTCTTACGTGCAATTGAACTACAGCCGCCACGTCGAGGCGTTGAATCCTGGTTTTGAGTTCGGCTGGGACACGCACATTTACAATTTCGAGCTGTTGCAGGACCAGCTTTGTCCCATCCTCGATCGCGCTTACTCGGCACTTTTGGATGATCTCTACGAGCGGGGGCTGATCGACGACACGCTGGTCGTGATGATGGGCGAATTTGGGCGAACGCCGAAGATCAGCAGCCGCGCGGCGCGGGATCACTGGCCCCAGTGTTACTTTTCGATCTGGGCCGGCGGCGGGGTGCAGCCGGGACGCGTGATCGGCACCAGCGACGCCCGAGGTCAGCATCCGCGCGGCGAGATCGTGTCGCCCTTGATGGTCGGGACGACGATTGCCCACCTGGCGGGCATGGACACGCAGGCACGTGCCGAAATGAACGTACTCGCCAATGGAAAAGTGATCGATGAGCTGCTGTAG
- a CDS encoding isoaspartyl peptidase/L-asparaginase yields the protein MTAFLRTAVMPGMALVMGLATSLLFAAERAMPKLEFAIAIHGGAGIEPDRIPAEERRQVEEALGKALDVGRQLLAGGSTSLDAVEQTIRVLEDDPVFNAGRGAVFNSAGMHELDASIMDGATHKGGGVAGLMTVKNPISLARLVMTETPHVLLIGAGAERFADEMRDRPQIERVPNSYFSTEARRQEWLKAVEKQKQKRAAQAHKGTVGCVVLDKHGNLAAGTSTGGLTNKKWGRVGDSPILTAGTYADNATCAVSCTGTGEYFIRSSIAFHVSALMAYKGLSLEDAVSYAINKVLEPDTGGLIAVDHDGHISMQFNTAGMARAAADSSGKREIKLGK from the coding sequence ATGACCGCTTTCCTTCGAACCGCTGTCATGCCGGGCATGGCGCTGGTCATGGGCCTGGCGACTTCTCTCCTCTTCGCTGCCGAGCGAGCCATGCCAAAACTTGAGTTCGCGATTGCCATCCACGGCGGGGCCGGAATCGAACCGGATCGAATTCCTGCCGAGGAACGGCGGCAAGTTGAAGAAGCGCTCGGCAAGGCGCTCGACGTCGGTCGCCAGTTGCTGGCAGGCGGCAGCACTTCCCTCGACGCCGTCGAACAGACGATCCGCGTGCTGGAAGACGATCCCGTGTTCAACGCCGGACGCGGCGCCGTCTTCAATAGCGCCGGCATGCACGAGCTCGACGCGTCGATCATGGACGGCGCCACGCACAAAGGTGGCGGCGTGGCCGGTTTGATGACCGTGAAGAATCCGATTTCCCTCGCCCGCCTGGTGATGACCGAAACCCCGCACGTGCTGTTGATCGGGGCGGGCGCGGAACGATTTGCCGACGAGATGCGCGACCGGCCGCAGATCGAGCGCGTGCCCAACAGTTATTTCAGCACCGAGGCCCGGCGGCAAGAATGGCTCAAGGCGGTCGAAAAGCAAAAGCAGAAGCGGGCCGCTCAAGCCCACAAGGGAACGGTCGGCTGCGTGGTGCTCGACAAGCACGGCAATCTGGCGGCGGGCACTTCGACTGGCGGTTTGACCAACAAGAAATGGGGACGCGTCGGCGATTCGCCCATTCTCACCGCGGGCACGTACGCCGACAACGCGACGTGCGCGGTGAGCTGCACCGGCACGGGCGAGTATTTCATCCGCTCGAGCATCGCCTTTCACGTGTCGGCGCTGATGGCTTACAAAGGCTTGTCGCTTGAGGACGCCGTCAGCTACGCGATCAACAAGGTGCTCGAACCCGACACCGGCGGCTTGATCGCCGTCGACCACGACGGCCATATCTCGATGCAGTTCAACACCGCCGGCATGGCCCGGGCTGCCGCCGACTCCAGCGGCAAGCGCGAGATCAAGCTGGGGAAGTGA